In the genome of Ignavibacteriales bacterium, one region contains:
- a CDS encoding BamA/TamA family outer membrane protein has protein sequence MLKKNLLFAAILFVLLSECVPAQFYFFGRNKVQYEKFDWKILRTEHFDIYYYDDMEGMAQIGGHYAEEIYDELKVKFNHVVTQKIPLIFYNTSLHFQQTNTTPGFIPDGVGGFFEFLKGRVVIPSTGSLHDFRHVIRHELVHVFMVTKIYRILLDRRMRTDVLPPLWFVEGLAEYYSTEVDAQAEMVMRDAVINNYFVGLDDIYVIFGSFLMYKEGQSFLEFVEEKYGEEKVMLFIENFWMYTDFEKVIEHTLGKRIEDIDSEWLYFLKQKYYPLFVDRVPVEYSAKKITDEGFNFSPVYYRNEDKDYLYFPANRDGYSSLYRVELTDEFQLDTDPELVLRGEKTDELEAFHLFQSGIDISENGVLAFVTKSGPTDVIHFYSIQEDEIIKTFQQTELINITSPKFINDDKRVVFQATDKKGFSDIYIYDIETSYLIQLTNDIYDDRDPSGGIRNNEIIFSSDRTSGENEKKYNIFSIDISTGEIKYLTNLNCNNYTPIISEDGGSLYFSSDYDGVRNIWQMDILNGIYSTEVTKVTSFLTSAFNPSVMPGNRLSFCGFEKFSFNLYVSEIKTDTTANNEKLVFDKTSVTGTWQPEKYIAGSEREKLRYEKEYTLDYAQSQVTTDPIYGTRGGAILSLSDLLGDDNYFFLLYNTAEVQSDFLKSFNVAIERIDLSKRANYGYGIFHFSGRRYDIRESEEYYFERSFGGFFLLNFPLSKFQRLETSMTIANSDKQIITGVLERKATLVSNSLSYVMDNSIWGPSGPLDGIRARLLLGYTSDVKYSNVNYFTVIADYRHYFRLGLRSAIAFRSALFYNEGKEARRYFMGGSWDLRGWPRWSIRGEKLWISSLELRYPLIDHLRIQFPIFGLSFFSIRAATFFDAGGAWDTEYKETLGSVGAGIRFNLFGLLVLRYDMGKKIENNFKTFQPGLFYQFFFGWDF, from the coding sequence TTGTTGAAAAAAAATCTCCTCTTTGCTGCAATACTTTTTGTTTTGCTGAGTGAATGCGTACCGGCACAATTTTATTTCTTTGGCAGAAATAAAGTGCAGTATGAAAAATTTGACTGGAAGATACTCCGCACCGAACACTTTGATATTTATTATTATGATGATATGGAAGGAATGGCTCAGATTGGCGGGCATTATGCTGAAGAGATTTACGATGAGCTGAAAGTCAAATTCAATCATGTTGTAACGCAGAAAATTCCTCTCATTTTTTATAACACATCATTACACTTTCAACAGACGAATACAACCCCGGGTTTCATTCCCGATGGTGTCGGCGGTTTTTTTGAATTCTTGAAAGGAAGGGTTGTAATACCTTCAACCGGTTCGCTTCATGATTTCAGGCATGTTATACGTCACGAGCTTGTTCACGTTTTTATGGTGACGAAAATTTACAGGATTTTGCTTGACCGAAGAATGCGGACAGATGTTCTGCCTCCATTGTGGTTTGTTGAAGGTCTTGCCGAATACTATTCAACCGAAGTTGATGCACAGGCAGAAATGGTAATGCGAGACGCGGTGATAAATAATTATTTTGTCGGGCTTGACGATATTTATGTAATCTTCGGTTCATTTCTAATGTATAAAGAAGGACAGAGTTTCCTTGAGTTTGTTGAAGAAAAATACGGTGAAGAAAAAGTAATGTTATTCATCGAGAATTTCTGGATGTATACAGATTTTGAAAAAGTTATAGAACATACTTTGGGAAAAAGGATCGAAGATATAGATTCAGAGTGGCTGTATTTTCTTAAACAAAAATATTATCCGCTGTTCGTGGACAGAGTTCCGGTAGAATATTCTGCAAAAAAAATAACAGATGAAGGATTTAATTTTTCTCCTGTTTATTACAGGAATGAGGATAAAGACTATCTATACTTTCCGGCAAACCGTGATGGATATTCTTCATTATACAGGGTTGAACTGACGGATGAATTCCAGTTAGATACTGATCCCGAACTGGTTCTGCGCGGTGAAAAGACTGATGAACTTGAAGCATTTCATCTTTTCCAATCAGGCATAGATATTTCTGAAAACGGAGTTTTGGCATTCGTGACCAAATCAGGTCCAACTGATGTAATACATTTCTATTCTATTCAGGAAGATGAAATAATAAAAACTTTTCAACAGACAGAACTAATTAACATAACATCCCCAAAATTTATAAATGATGATAAGCGAGTAGTTTTTCAGGCAACCGATAAAAAAGGATTCAGCGATATTTACATTTATGATATTGAGACCAGCTATTTAATCCAGTTGACAAATGATATTTACGATGATCGTGATCCTTCAGGGGGCATTCGAAACAACGAAATAATTTTTTCATCGGACAGGACATCCGGGGAGAATGAAAAGAAGTACAATATTTTTTCAATTGATATTTCAACAGGTGAGATAAAATATCTTACAAATCTTAATTGTAACAATTATACTCCCATAATTTCCGAAGATGGCGGATCTCTTTATTTTAGCTCCGACTACGATGGAGTGAGAAATATATGGCAGATGGATATACTGAACGGCATTTACTCAACTGAAGTAACCAAAGTAACATCATTTCTTACAAGTGCGTTTAATCCTTCAGTAATGCCGGGTAACAGGTTGTCCTTCTGCGGGTTTGAAAAATTTTCATTTAATCTTTATGTAAGTGAAATTAAAACTGATACTACAGCGAACAATGAAAAGTTAGTATTCGACAAAACATCAGTAACGGGTACATGGCAGCCGGAAAAATATATTGCCGGATCAGAAAGAGAAAAACTCAGATACGAAAAAGAATACACACTTGATTATGCTCAAAGCCAGGTAACAACTGATCCGATTTACGGCACACGCGGCGGTGCTATTCTTTCGTTAAGTGATCTGTTAGGTGATGATAATTATTTCTTCCTGCTTTACAACACTGCTGAAGTGCAAAGTGATTTCCTTAAAAGTTTTAACGTTGCCATTGAAAGAATTGATCTGAGCAAAAGAGCTAATTATGGTTACGGAATTTTTCATTTCAGCGGAAGAAGGTATGATATCCGCGAATCGGAAGAGTATTATTTTGAAAGAAGTTTCGGCGGGTTTTTCTTATTGAATTTCCCGCTGTCGAAATTTCAACGATTGGAAACTTCAATGACAATTGCTAATTCCGATAAGCAGATAATAACCGGAGTACTGGAAAGAAAGGCGACACTCGTTAGTAATTCTCTTTCTTATGTGATGGATAACTCAATCTGGGGTCCTTCCGGTCCGCTTGATGGAATTAGAGCACGGCTGCTGCTTGGTTACACAAGTGATGTTAAGTACAGCAACGTAAATTATTTCACTGTCATTGCAGATTACAGGCATTATTTCAGGCTTGGACTCAGGTCTGCTATCGCTTTCCGCTCCGCACTATTTTATAATGAAGGTAAAGAAGCAAGGAGATATTTTATGGGTGGAAGCTGGGATTTGAGAGGCTGGCCGCGCTGGTCAATAAGAGGTGAAAAGTTATGGATATCTTCACTTGAATTAAGGTATCCATTAATCGATCATCTCCGGATCCAATTCCCGATTTTCGGATTGAGTTTCTTTTCAATCAGAGCGGCAACATTTTTTGATGCCGGCGGTGCTTGGGATACGGAGTATAAGGAAACACTCGGCAGTGTCGGAGCCGGAATAAGATTCAATCTTTTTGGTTTGCTTGTTCTCCGTTATGATATGGGTAAAAAAATAGAAAATAATTTTAAAACATTTCAACCGGGATTGTTCTATCAATTCTTTTTTGGATGGGATTTTTGA
- a CDS encoding bifunctional phosphoglucose/phosphomannose isomerase translates to MTIKEYVKKYDPQNQFEVLINTYKQVEFAWSNKYPLASLKDKKVRNIVISGLGGSAISADLLVNFLNNELKVPVVVNRNYSLPSFANKNTLLIVSSYSGNTEETVSVLKEGLKKKCKIVCVSTGGKVEEIAKANKLPLVKLQPGFQPRYSLGLSFFSLLKILQNLSLIDKQNSIVKNVVSLWKKRGLEFSKEGNTAFEFACQMLGFIPVIYTCSGITEAAGYRLKCQFNENSKLHAFHNVLPEMNHNEIIGWESYLPKNLNSKVIFVVDESYHPQVLKRFSICSELISSMGAEILELKSDQKDLKVRILDLIFLGDWITYYTALLRGYDPSEIDNINTLKKRLE, encoded by the coding sequence ATGACAATTAAAGAATATGTAAAAAAATATGATCCTCAAAACCAGTTTGAGGTTCTCATCAATACGTATAAACAGGTTGAGTTTGCGTGGAGTAATAAATATCCTCTTGCTTCATTAAAAGATAAGAAGGTAAGGAATATTGTAATTTCCGGTTTAGGCGGTTCAGCTATAAGCGCTGACTTACTTGTAAATTTCCTGAACAATGAATTAAAAGTACCTGTGGTTGTAAACAGGAATTATTCACTTCCATCATTCGCAAATAAAAATACATTGTTAATAGTTTCATCTTATTCGGGAAATACAGAAGAAACCGTTTCTGTTCTGAAAGAAGGTCTGAAGAAAAAATGTAAAATAGTTTGCGTATCTACAGGAGGAAAAGTTGAAGAAATTGCAAAAGCAAATAAACTTCCTCTGGTGAAATTACAGCCGGGTTTTCAACCGAGATATTCTCTTGGTCTAAGTTTCTTTTCCTTGTTAAAAATCCTTCAGAATCTTTCACTGATTGATAAACAAAACTCAATAGTTAAAAATGTTGTATCTCTTTGGAAAAAACGCGGGCTTGAATTTTCAAAGGAAGGGAATACCGCTTTCGAGTTTGCTTGCCAAATGCTTGGATTTATTCCTGTTATATATACCTGTTCAGGAATCACCGAAGCTGCCGGCTACAGGTTGAAATGTCAGTTCAATGAAAACTCCAAACTGCATGCATTTCATAATGTACTACCCGAAATGAACCACAATGAAATCATCGGGTGGGAATCTTATCTTCCTAAAAATCTTAATTCAAAAGTTATTTTTGTGGTTGATGAATCTTACCATCCCCAGGTATTAAAAAGGTTTTCCATCTGCTCAGAACTCATCAGTTCAATGGGTGCTGAAATCCTGGAATTGAAAAGTGATCAGAAAGATTTAAAGGTAAGAATATTGGATTTGATTTTTTTAGGTGATTGGATAACTTATTACACAGCCTTGTTAAGAGGTTATGATCCATCTGAAATTGACAACATCAATACACTTAAAAAAAGATTGGAATAA
- the ptsP gene encoding phosphoenolpyruvate--protein phosphotransferase, whose translation MRSFKKIYKEAENKIAGIAAAPGIVIGKTYLFTKEKLEINDSPITDIDEAKRNFEEALKKSKKELDKVFAIAKEKMEETRAAIFEAQVMILDDPVLLKNIESRIEKECKQPEYIVNDEISKYQELMKKSNESYMKDRANDIEDIKNRIIRNLQKKRWQSKISEGMIVVSDTLTPADTILLSRSNVQGFVTDHGGLTSHAAIISRSLNIPAVVGAHNATTKIKEGDTIIVDGFHGYILLNPSEEQIIFFKEKKQRHVDLQKGLEEYKEKKALTKDGKEIKLLANVDVSGEIDMVITCGAKGIGLYRTEQILDEVGEYPSEDEQVRIYSNLSSRIYPEPLTIRAYDIGGDKFRFLDFQEPNPFLGMRGIRLLLNNPVLFKTQIRAVLRASQNKNIMFMLPMVSTINEIHQSKGIIEQCKKELRSEKMEYDKNLKLGIMVEVPSAAVMAREFAREVDFLSIGSNDLIQYMMAVDRGNDLVSDLYQEFSPVVVRTISHIVAEAKKEHKPVSLCGEMAADTLALPLLLGLGLDSLSMSPATILYAKRIISSIEFKKAKDLAEECLSYTHEVEIVDRVERFFKDNSIFRTRNIL comes from the coding sequence ATGAGAAGCTTTAAAAAAATTTATAAGGAAGCTGAAAATAAAATCGCCGGAATTGCCGCCGCACCCGGTATTGTTATTGGGAAAACTTATCTGTTCACAAAAGAAAAACTTGAGATTAATGACAGCCCGATTACAGATATTGATGAAGCTAAAAGAAATTTTGAAGAAGCACTGAAAAAATCAAAGAAGGAACTTGATAAAGTATTTGCCATAGCAAAAGAAAAAATGGAGGAAACAAGGGCAGCTATTTTCGAAGCGCAGGTAATGATATTGGATGACCCCGTTCTTCTAAAAAATATAGAATCGAGAATTGAAAAAGAATGTAAACAGCCCGAGTACATTGTTAATGATGAGATAAGTAAATACCAGGAGCTGATGAAAAAATCAAACGAGTCTTACATGAAAGACCGTGCGAATGATATTGAGGATATAAAAAACAGAATCATCAGGAATCTTCAGAAGAAACGATGGCAGTCAAAAATCTCTGAGGGAATGATCGTTGTAAGCGATACGCTTACACCTGCTGATACAATTTTGTTATCGAGAAGTAATGTACAGGGTTTTGTTACAGATCACGGCGGATTGACATCCCATGCCGCTATTATTTCTCGTTCGCTTAATATTCCTGCGGTTGTTGGTGCACACAACGCAACAACAAAAATTAAAGAAGGTGATACAATTATTGTTGATGGATTCCACGGTTACATACTTCTTAATCCATCAGAAGAACAAATTATTTTCTTTAAAGAAAAAAAACAGAGACATGTTGATCTTCAAAAAGGACTTGAGGAATACAAAGAGAAAAAAGCCTTAACTAAAGATGGAAAGGAAATAAAACTTCTTGCAAACGTAGATGTTTCCGGTGAGATTGATATGGTGATCACCTGCGGCGCTAAGGGAATCGGGCTTTACCGTACTGAACAGATCCTTGACGAAGTTGGCGAATATCCAAGTGAAGATGAACAGGTTCGTATTTATTCAAATCTGTCTTCAAGAATTTATCCTGAACCTCTTACAATAAGAGCGTACGATATTGGCGGAGATAAATTCAGGTTTCTGGATTTTCAGGAACCAAATCCCTTCTTAGGTATGCGCGGTATAAGACTGCTGCTGAATAATCCGGTTTTGTTTAAAACTCAGATTCGTGCAGTACTTCGCGCCAGCCAGAACAAAAATATAATGTTCATGCTTCCTATGGTGTCGACAATAAATGAAATTCATCAGTCCAAGGGAATAATTGAGCAATGCAAAAAAGAATTACGCTCTGAAAAAATGGAGTACGATAAAAATTTAAAACTCGGGATAATGGTTGAAGTACCATCTGCCGCAGTTATGGCGCGTGAATTTGCACGTGAAGTTGACTTTCTAAGTATTGGCTCAAATGATCTGATTCAATATATGATGGCGGTTGATCGCGGTAATGACCTTGTTTCGGATTTATACCAGGAATTTAGTCCGGTGGTTGTAAGAACTATAAGTCATATTGTTGCCGAAGCAAAAAAGGAACATAAACCGGTAAGTCTGTGCGGTGAGATGGCTGCGGATACATTAGCATTACCTCTTCTGTTAGGTCTTGGACTTGATTCGTTGAGTATGTCTCCAGCTACAATTCTGTATGCTAAAAGAATCATCAGTTCGATTGAATTTAAAAAAGCTAAGGATCTTGCCGAAGAATGCCTTTCATATACTCACGAAGTTGAAATTGTAGACAGAGTTGAAAGATTTTTTAAAGATAATTCAATATTCAGAACAAGAAATATTTTATAG
- a CDS encoding HPr family phosphocarrier protein: protein MIEVTVKIINQAGLHTRPAATIVKLASKYQCDFFISRDGLNINGKSIIGVMTMAAAMGSELTLSFDGPDEKAASQEIIDYFNRGFDEL, encoded by the coding sequence ATGATCGAAGTAACTGTAAAAATAATAAATCAGGCAGGGCTTCACACACGTCCGGCTGCGACAATAGTTAAGTTAGCATCTAAATATCAGTGCGATTTTTTTATCTCACGCGATGGACTAAACATCAACGGGAAAAGTATAATCGGGGTGATGACTATGGCTGCTGCGATGGGTTCAGAGCTGACATTGTCATTTGATGGTCCGGATGAAAAAGCTGCATCACAGGAAATTATTGATTATTTCAACCGGGGGTTTGACGAATTATGA
- a CDS encoding polyprenyl synthetase family protein: MREQNSRFKESYEKERNKINSLLKKCLAGKKPDSLYSPGSYILDGGGKRLRPILVLFSAKAVGGRSSKVYNASLAVELLHNFTLVHDDIMDNADKRRGRLTLHKKYDTNTAILVGDSLLSIAYELLLKDCNGKTKEVMSAFTTGLIEICEGQSMDKDFETLQSVSLNDYLVMITKKTAAMAEMCCTIGGLLGGGSDKEVAALASYGKNIGIAFQIQDDLLDILGDEKALGKKIGGDLIEGKKTYLFLKALEKSKGKDRTKLQNVIRNKGISGLEVLEYKNLYEKLGITVDAKKDIKKYTTKALSKLKFLRSKSDQEFFEWLAHSLINRIS; this comes from the coding sequence ATGCGGGAACAAAATTCCAGATTCAAGGAATCATACGAAAAAGAACGGAACAAAATAAATTCACTTCTTAAAAAATGTTTAGCGGGGAAAAAGCCTGATTCACTTTATTCTCCCGGAAGTTACATTCTTGACGGTGGCGGGAAAAGACTAAGACCTATTCTGGTTTTGTTTTCCGCTAAAGCTGTCGGCGGCAGATCGTCAAAAGTGTACAATGCTTCTCTTGCAGTTGAACTGCTCCATAATTTTACTTTAGTTCATGATGATATTATGGATAATGCTGATAAGAGAAGGGGGAGATTGACGTTGCATAAAAAGTATGATACAAATACAGCAATACTTGTCGGTGACAGTCTTCTTTCTATCGCATACGAACTTTTATTAAAGGATTGTAACGGTAAAACAAAGGAAGTGATGTCTGCATTTACAACGGGGCTGATAGAGATCTGCGAAGGTCAGAGTATGGATAAAGATTTTGAAACACTTCAATCAGTTTCACTTAATGATTATCTTGTTATGATCACAAAAAAAACAGCGGCAATGGCTGAGATGTGCTGTACAATAGGTGGATTACTCGGCGGTGGTTCTGATAAAGAAGTAGCAGCACTTGCATCATACGGAAAAAATATTGGAATCGCGTTTCAGATACAGGACGATTTGCTTGATATCCTTGGAGATGAAAAAGCTTTAGGGAAAAAAATTGGCGGAGATTTAATTGAAGGAAAAAAAACATATCTGTTCCTCAAAGCGCTCGAGAAATCAAAAGGGAAAGACAGAACTAAACTGCAAAATGTTATTAGGAATAAAGGTATTTCCGGGCTTGAAGTTCTGGAATATAAAAACCTTTATGAAAAACTTGGTATCACCGTGGATGCAAAAAAGGATATAAAAAAATATACTACTAAAGCTTTAAGCAAACTAAAATTTCTTAGAAGCAAATCAGACCAGGAATTTTTTGAATGGCTGGCTCATTCTTTAATTAACAGGATCAGTTGA
- a CDS encoding type 2 isopentenyl-diphosphate Delta-isomerase: MTENPDLTSKRKQEHIELCLTDKVAFINKTNGFEKYEFIHDAVTEVEIEKINLSTKFFSKKIDYPFIISCMTGGTGEAENINSQLAEAANQLNIVLGVGSQRQALENQQYHHSYKVIRERAPGIPLLGNIGAAQVVLSKSLYEFQVLVDLVEADAFVVHLNPLQELLQPEGEIFFKGLRKKITKLVKALSVPVIIKEVGSGISYSSAKKMLECGVKGIDVSGAGGTSWAGVEILRQKTQSEKNHFWDWGLPTSYCINEVQKLKKKYSFYLVGSGGISTAEECAKAIALGADMTASARPILQALDKTGVDGVTSLIKSWFEDLKKIMFLTGSKSIKDFQKNKLIRREVLY, translated from the coding sequence ATGACGGAGAATCCCGATTTAACATCAAAACGAAAACAGGAGCATATCGAATTATGTTTGACTGACAAAGTCGCATTCATAAATAAAACCAATGGATTTGAAAAGTATGAATTCATACATGATGCTGTTACTGAAGTCGAAATAGAAAAGATAAATCTTAGCACAAAATTTTTTTCGAAGAAAATCGATTATCCATTTATCATTTCCTGTATGACCGGCGGAACAGGTGAAGCTGAAAACATAAACTCTCAATTAGCAGAAGCAGCGAATCAACTTAACATTGTATTAGGTGTCGGCAGTCAAAGACAGGCGTTGGAGAATCAACAGTATCATCACAGTTACAAAGTAATCAGGGAAAGAGCGCCAGGAATTCCATTACTTGGAAATATCGGGGCGGCTCAGGTTGTTTTATCAAAATCATTGTATGAATTCCAGGTGCTGGTTGATTTAGTCGAAGCAGATGCATTTGTAGTTCACTTAAATCCTTTACAGGAATTGCTTCAGCCCGAAGGTGAAATTTTCTTTAAAGGGTTGCGAAAAAAAATTACAAAATTAGTTAAGGCACTTTCAGTTCCGGTTATTATCAAAGAAGTTGGCAGCGGGATTTCATATTCATCCGCAAAAAAAATGCTTGAATGCGGTGTAAAAGGTATTGATGTTAGTGGAGCCGGCGGAACAAGCTGGGCAGGAGTGGAAATCCTGCGACAGAAAACTCAGTCAGAAAAAAATCATTTTTGGGATTGGGGTTTACCAACCTCTTATTGTATAAATGAAGTCCAAAAACTTAAGAAGAAATATTCGTTCTACCTGGTTGGTTCAGGCGGAATAAGCACAGCCGAAGAATGCGCAAAAGCTATAGCACTTGGTGCAGATATGACGGCATCTGCACGTCCGATTCTTCAGGCACTTGATAAAACCGGAGTGGATGGCGTAACAAGTTTAATAAAATCCTGGTTTGAGGATCTAAAAAAAATTATGTTCCTTACAGGTTCAAAGAGCATCAAAGATTTTCAGAAGAACAAATTAATTAGAAGGGAAGTACTTTATTAA
- the pabB gene encoding aminodeoxychorismate synthase component I, with protein sequence MIKLSQILKSVEENKHSAFFVTPPVYPDAESYLLQSPSRIVTVTNPEEIEDYIDELEGEVIKNKTAVVLLNYECGFWFEKKLNKYSKKNSEVLFTVYIYDERNKQTFKSDEILFDIRGEDSYSINNFKLNTEKQKYIKDIRKIKSYIAAGDTYQVNYTVKGKFEFSGSLSDFFQTLIFNQSAGYASFINQGNKFILSISPELFLKIENGQVTTRPMKGTIKRGYNTETDLAAKNSLMQSSKNKAENVMIVDLLRNDLGRISKFGTVEVQSLFDVEKYESLFQMTSTITAELKTNISLSNLIRNTFPCGSITGAPKIRTMEIIDELESESRGLYTGSIGLLDKNKSVFNVAIRTIEIQKDTGEGEIGLGSGIVWDSEPEFEYNETLLKCNFLLKPDPYFEIIETMLIEDGRISFLKEHLGRLKSACDFFLFVYSNKKIKSVCEQVAQAEKKGKTRFRLRITKWGEVYYDTEKLKENCGSIRIALSEIRTDSENPFLHFKTTNRKIYIDEHSKYSSKGFFDVIFLNQNNNVTEGSISNLLIIKNNIWYTPPVSDGLLNGIYRDYQIVATRTQIKSLTVEDLKNAVALYLTNALRGLMKVDELEFPDGFVKKFQS encoded by the coding sequence TTGATTAAGTTAAGTCAAATACTGAAGTCGGTAGAAGAAAACAAACACTCAGCTTTTTTCGTAACACCACCTGTTTACCCTGATGCAGAAAGTTATTTATTGCAATCACCCTCTCGGATAGTTACAGTAACAAACCCGGAAGAGATAGAAGACTATATTGACGAACTCGAAGGCGAAGTAATAAAAAACAAAACAGCAGTTGTTCTACTGAATTATGAATGCGGATTCTGGTTTGAAAAGAAATTAAATAAATATTCAAAAAAGAACAGCGAAGTTCTTTTTACTGTTTACATCTACGATGAGAGAAATAAACAGACTTTCAAAAGTGATGAAATACTCTTTGACATTCGAGGGGAAGACTCCTACTCAATTAATAATTTTAAACTTAATACAGAGAAGCAAAAATATATTAAAGATATAAGAAAGATAAAGTCTTATATAGCTGCTGGTGATACTTACCAGGTTAATTATACTGTGAAGGGAAAGTTTGAATTTAGCGGTTCATTATCGGATTTTTTTCAGACACTGATATTTAACCAGTCCGCCGGTTATGCATCATTTATTAATCAGGGTAATAAATTTATTCTGTCAATTTCACCTGAACTTTTTTTAAAAATTGAAAATGGGCAGGTAACAACACGTCCGATGAAAGGTACTATAAAGCGAGGATATAATACTGAAACCGATCTCGCAGCTAAAAATTCTCTGATGCAGAGTTCAAAAAACAAAGCTGAGAATGTGATGATTGTTGACTTGTTGAGAAATGATCTCGGCAGGATTAGTAAATTCGGAACAGTCGAAGTCCAATCATTATTTGATGTTGAAAAGTATGAATCTCTTTTTCAAATGACTTCGACGATTACTGCGGAACTCAAAACAAATATTAGCTTAAGCAATTTGATCAGAAATACTTTTCCATGCGGATCAATCACAGGTGCGCCAAAGATCAGGACAATGGAAATCATAGATGAGTTGGAAAGTGAATCCAGAGGCTTATATACAGGCTCAATCGGCTTGTTGGATAAAAATAAATCAGTGTTTAATGTTGCAATTCGAACAATCGAAATACAAAAAGATACGGGCGAAGGAGAAATAGGTCTTGGAAGCGGTATTGTGTGGGATAGTGAACCTGAATTCGAATATAATGAGACTCTTTTGAAATGCAATTTCCTGTTGAAACCTGATCCATACTTTGAAATAATTGAGACCATGTTAATTGAAGATGGAAGAATTTCTTTTCTTAAAGAGCACCTTGGTCGTTTAAAATCCGCTTGTGACTTTTTCCTTTTTGTCTATTCAAATAAAAAAATAAAAAGTGTTTGTGAGCAGGTTGCCCAGGCTGAAAAAAAAGGTAAAACAAGATTCAGGTTGAGAATAACTAAATGGGGCGAAGTGTATTATGATACTGAAAAATTGAAAGAGAATTGCGGGTCAATCAGAATCGCCTTATCTGAAATAAGAACTGATTCTGAAAATCCATTCCTTCATTTTAAAACCACCAACAGAAAAATTTATATTGATGAACATTCTAAGTATTCATCAAAAGGTTTTTTTGATGTGATATTTCTCAATCAAAATAATAATGTTACTGAAGGCTCAATATCAAACCTCTTAATAATTAAAAATAATATATGGTATACACCACCGGTTTCAGACGGCTTGTTGAATGGCATTTACAGAGATTATCAAATCGTGGCAACAAGGACTCAGATTAAATCACTTACGGTTGAGGATTTGAAAAACGCTGTGGCTTTGTATCTTACAAACGCTCTAAGAGGATTGATGAAAGTGGATGAACTTGAATTTCCGGATGGCTTTGTTAAAAAATTTCAATCATGA